The following is a genomic window from Streptomyces lincolnensis.
AGGCCGGGCGGCCCGCTCCGCGGCGACACCCGCGACGAGGAGGAGCTGATCACCGGCTTCGCCGCGGACATACGCGACTTCGTGAGACGGCACGGACTGGCACGAGCGGTGGTCGTGAACGTGGCTTCCACCGAGCCCGCCCCCGACGGCACGGCGCTGCCGCCCAGTTCCCTGTACGCGGCGGCGGCACTCCGCGCGGGCTGCCCCTACGTCAATTTCACCCCCTCCACCGGACTGCACCATCCCGCGCTTGCGGCCCCGGCGGCGACGAGCGGCCTGCCGTACGCGGGGCGCGACGGCAAGACCGGCCAGACCCTGCTGCGCGCGGTCCTCGGCCCGATGTTCGCCCAGCGGGCGCTCGCCGTCCGGGCCTGGTCCGGCACCAACCTGCTGGGCGGCGGCGACGGCGCGGCCCTGGCCGACCCGGCCGCCGCGGCCGCCAAGAACGCCGGCAAGGAACGCGTCCTCGCCGACACCCTCGGCACCGTCCCCGAGGGCGAGGTCCACATCGACGACGTCCCCGCCCTCGGCGACTGGAAGACCGCCTGGGACCACATCGCCTTCGACGGCTTCCTCGGCGCCCGCATGATCCTCCAGACCACCTGGCAGGGCTGCGACTCCGCCCTCGCCGCCCCTCTCGTCCTCGACCTGGCCCGCCTCGTCGCCCGCGCCCACGAACAGGGCCTCTCCGGACCCCTGCCCGAGCTGGGCTTCTACTTCAAGGACCCGGTGGGGGACGGACCCGCGGCGTTGGGCGAGCAGTACGCGGCCCTGGTGGGGTTCGCGGAGCGGCTGCGAGGTGAGGTGGGCCGACGGCCGGACGCGGGGGGCGGCGAAGGCGGTGAGCGCTCGGCTCCTGGAGGCGACGCGAGCCCGGAGGCGGGTCGATGAGCCGCCCCGGACACGCGGGGGAGGGGCGCCCCGAGACCGGTCCCACCGGCCGTGCCGGGCGAGCGCGGGCCTGGGCCGAACTCCTGCGTCTCCCGGCCCTGTTCACCGTTCCCGGCGACGCCCTCGCCGGCGCGGCCGCCACCGGCGGGCGGGCGAACCCCCGCACGCTGCTCGCCATCGGCTCCTCCCTGTGCCTGTACGAGGCAGGAATGGCCCTCAACGACTGGGCCGACCGCGCCGAGGACGCCGTCGAACGCCCGCACCGCCCGCTCCCCTCCGGCCGCGTCCACCCCACCGCGGCCCTCGCGGCGGCCTGCGCCTTCACCGGCGCCGGACTGTCCCTCGCGGCCCTCGCCGGCCGCCCCGCCCTCACCGTCGCGGTCCCGCTGGCGACGACCGTCTGGGCGTACGACCTGTCCCTGAAGCACACCGCGGCAGGCCCGACGGCCATGGCGGCCGCCCGCGGACTGGACCTCCTCCTCGGCGCCGCGGCCACCACCGGCACCGGCGCCATGAGCGGCGGCGTCCGTGCCGCCCTTCCCTCCGCCGCCGTCCTCGGCGCACACACCCTCGCGGTCACCACCGTCTCGCGCCGGGAGACCCAGGGCGGCGCACCCCTGGCCGCCCTGGCCGCGCTGACGACGACGGCTGTCCTGTCCCGCCTGCTCACCCGCCCGCCGGGGAAACGGGGAAGCCCGACGGGGCCGGACATCGGACCGCGGGCCGAGCCCGGCACCGGAACACCGTCCATGCCCGCCACCACACCGGACACGCCCACACCCACCCCCGCCTTCCCGGTCACCGACGCCCTGCGCACCGCCCTCACCGCGGCCTACGCCACCACCGTCGCCCGCCCCTATTTCCACGCCACCCTCAATGCCTCACCCCCGCTCACCCAACGCGCGGTCGGCGCCGGAATCCGCGCCATGATCCCCCTCCAGTGCGCCCTCACCGCCCGCTCCGGGGCCCCTGTGGCCGCCCTGTTCACAGCCGCCCTGTCCCCGCTCGCGGCGCGGTTCGCGAGGAAGGTGAGCGTCACATGAGCGCCGCAAGCCCCGCCGCCACCCCCCTCCGCTTCGGCTACGGCACCAACGGTCTCGCCGACCTCCGTCTCGACGACGCCCTCGCTCTCCTCGCCGACCTCGGCTACGACGGCGTCGGTCTGACCCTCGACCACATGCATCTCGACCCGATGGCCCCGGACCTGCCCGCCCGCACCGCCCGCCTCGCGCACCGGCTGAGCGCGCTCGGTCTGGAGGTCACCGTGGAGACCGGTGCCCGCTATGTGCTCGACCCGCGCCGCAAACACGGCCCCTCCCTGCTGGATCCCGACCCGGACGACCGCGACCGACGCGTCGACCTGCTGGTCCGTGCCGTGCGGGTCGCCGCCGACCTCGGCGCCCACGCCGTGCACTGTTTCAGCGGGATCACCCCGGCGGGCACCGACGAGGACACCGCGTGGAAGCGACTCGCCGAGGCCCTCGCCCCCGTGCTGGAAGCCGCCGCCACCGCCGGCGTCCCCCTGGCCGTCGAACCCGAACCCGGTCACCTCCTCGCCACCCTCGCCGACTTCCACCGCCTGCGCCGCGCCCTCGGAGACCCCGAGCAGCTCGGGCTGACCCTCGACCTCGGCCACTGCCAGTGCCTCGAACCCCTGCCGCCCGCCGACTGCGTACGCGCCGCCGCCCCCTGGCTGTGCCACGTCCAGATCGAGGACATGCGCCGGGGCGTCCACGAACACCTCCCGCTCGGCGACGGCGAGATCGACTTCCCGCCCGTCCTCGCCGCCCTGTCCGCCGTCGGCTACCAGGGCCTGACCGTCGTCGAACTGCCCCGCCACTCCCACGCGGGACCCCACTTCGCCGCCCTCTCCCTCCCGTTTCTCCACCACGCCGCGTCCGTGTCCAACGGCACGACCCCGAACCCGCCGCTTCCCCCTCCGCCCGACGCGCCACCTCCAGGCGAGCCCTCCGCCACCCCAGAAGGGAGCACCCCATGACCCACCCCGGCGCC
Proteins encoded in this region:
- a CDS encoding inositol-3-phosphate synthase — translated: MSASVSAARVGVWLIGARGSVATTVVAGCAAVTAGLHPPTGLVTETPAFADSGLPALASLVFGGHDTVDCPLPKRAEALAAGGVLPVGLPPAIAAELAAADREIRPGGPLRGDTRDEEELITGFAADIRDFVRRHGLARAVVVNVASTEPAPDGTALPPSSLYAAAALRAGCPYVNFTPSTGLHHPALAAPAATSGLPYAGRDGKTGQTLLRAVLGPMFAQRALAVRAWSGTNLLGGGDGAALADPAAAAAKNAGKERVLADTLGTVPEGEVHIDDVPALGDWKTAWDHIAFDGFLGARMILQTTWQGCDSALAAPLVLDLARLVARAHEQGLSGPLPELGFYFKDPVGDGPAALGEQYAALVGFAERLRGEVGRRPDAGGGEGGERSAPGGDASPEAGR
- a CDS encoding sugar phosphate isomerase/epimerase family protein, with product MSAASPAATPLRFGYGTNGLADLRLDDALALLADLGYDGVGLTLDHMHLDPMAPDLPARTARLAHRLSALGLEVTVETGARYVLDPRRKHGPSLLDPDPDDRDRRVDLLVRAVRVAADLGAHAVHCFSGITPAGTDEDTAWKRLAEALAPVLEAAATAGVPLAVEPEPGHLLATLADFHRLRRALGDPEQLGLTLDLGHCQCLEPLPPADCVRAAAPWLCHVQIEDMRRGVHEHLPLGDGEIDFPPVLAALSAVGYQGLTVVELPRHSHAGPHFAALSLPFLHHAASVSNGTTPNPPLPPPPDAPPPGEPSATPEGSTP
- a CDS encoding SCO3242 family prenyltransferase — protein: MSRPGHAGEGRPETGPTGRAGRARAWAELLRLPALFTVPGDALAGAAATGGRANPRTLLAIGSSLCLYEAGMALNDWADRAEDAVERPHRPLPSGRVHPTAALAAACAFTGAGLSLAALAGRPALTVAVPLATTVWAYDLSLKHTAAGPTAMAAARGLDLLLGAAATTGTGAMSGGVRAALPSAAVLGAHTLAVTTVSRRETQGGAPLAALAALTTTAVLSRLLTRPPGKRGSPTGPDIGPRAEPGTGTPSMPATTPDTPTPTPAFPVTDALRTALTAAYATTVARPYFHATLNASPPLTQRAVGAGIRAMIPLQCALTARSGAPVAALFTAALSPLAARFARKVSVT